In a genomic window of Zingiber officinale cultivar Zhangliang chromosome 9B, Zo_v1.1, whole genome shotgun sequence:
- the LOC122025657 gene encoding CDPK-related kinase 3-like isoform X1: MGQCYAKNIAVAVEGDADGGCDAYRSPPPIPATAATVAAASSPAPVTNAVTPAGSSSGSPWPSPYPRSAAGSPLPSGIAPSPARSTPRRFFRRPPSPAKHIKASLAKRFGRKKPSDASIPEDGAGDGAAGGEAEAERQLDKSFGYEKNLEAKYEIGKEVGKGHFGNTCLARAKKGELKGQLVAIKIISKVKMTTAIAIEDVRREVKILKFLSGHANLVKFYEAYEDDLNVYIIMELCGGGELLDRILSKGGRYKEKDAKVIVIQILSVIAFCHLQGVVHRDLKPENFLFTTKDENAPMKIIDFGLSDFIRPDERLNDIVGSAYYVAPEVLHRSYSTEADMWSIGVITYILLCGSRPFWAQTESGIFRAVLRADPNFEELPWPAVSLEAKDFVRRLLNKDYRKRMSAAKALSHPWLRNEHRQTPLDIQIYKSVKSHLRTTTFRRAAMKALSNALTEDELIYIRSQFNLLQPNNDGCVSIENFRMALWQNATDAMKVSKVPDILNALEPLSYRRMNFEEFCVATISPCQLEALKEWEQIATRAFQYFEEEGNHFISIEELAQEMNLAPAAYSMMRDWIRPADGKLSFLGFTKFLHGVTIRSSRPRNHH, from the exons ATGGGCCAGTGCTATGCCAAGAACATCGCCGTTGCCGTGGAGGGGGATGCCGACGGCGGATGCGATGCCTATCGCTCCCCGCCCCCTATACCGGCAACCGCCGCCACCGTCGCCGCCGCCTCGTCCCCGGCCCCAGTCACCAACGCCGTGACTCCTGCCGGATCTTCCTCGGGTAGCCCCTGGCCGAGTCCTTACCCACGGAGCGCTGCCGGTAGCCCTCTCCCGTCCGGGATCGCGCCGTCCCCGGCGCGGTCCACTCCGCGGAGGTTCTTCCGCCGCCCGCCGTCGCCCGCGAAGCACATTAAGGCGTCCCTAGCTAAGAGATTCGGCCGGAAGAAGCCCAGCGACGCTTCAATCCCCGAGGACGGCGCCGGCGACGGAGCCGCAGGAGGAGAAGCGGAAGCGGAGCGGCAGCTGGACAAGAGCTTCGGGTACGAGAAAAATTTGGAGGCGAAGTACGAGATCGGGAAGGAGGTGGGCAAGGGGCATTTTGGGAATACATGCTTGGCGAGGGCAAAGAAGGGAGAGCTCAAGGGTCAGCTTGTCGCCATCAAGATCATCTCTAAAGTTAAG ATGACAACAGCAATAGCAATTGAAGATGTTCGTAGGGAAGTGAAAATCTTGAAATTTCTATCTGGGCATGCTAATCTGGTCAAGTTTTACGAAGCATATGAGGATGACCTTAATGTCTATATAATCATGGA ATTGTGTGGAGGAGGAGAATTGTTGGATAGAATCCTGTCCAA AGGTGGAAGGTACAAGGAGAAAGATGCAAAAGTAATTGTCATACAAATTTTAAGTGTAATTGCCTTTTGTCATCTTCAAGGAGTTGTGCATCGTGATCTTAAGCCAGAG AATTTTCTGTTTACTACAAAGGATGAAAATGCACCTATGAAgataattgattttggtcttTCTGATTTCATCAGACCAG ATGAAAGACTAAATGATATTGTAGGTAGTGCATACTATGTTGCACCTGAAGTTCTACATAGATCATACAGCACAGAAGCAGACATGTGGAGCATTGGTGTCATAACATATATACTATTGTGTGGCAGTAGACCCTTCTGGGCACAGACTGAATCTGGAATTTTCCGTGCTGTACTGAGAGCTGATCCTAATTTTGAAGAATTACCTTGGCCTGCAGTATCTCTGGAAGCCAAAGATTTTGTTAGAAGGTTGCTAAATAAGGATTATAGGAAAAGAATGTCTGCTGCAAAAGCTCTAT CTCATCCTTGGTTGCGAAATGAGCATCGTCAGACACCTTTGGACATACAAATCTACAAGTCAGTCAAGTCCCATCTCCGCACAACAACTTTTAGACGTGCTGCCATGAAG GCTTTGTCAAATGCTCTAACAGAGGATGAGCTCATCTACATAAGATCCCAATTTAATTTATTGCAGCCAAATAATGATggttgtgtttctattgagaatTTTAGAATG GCACTCTGGCAGAATGCTACCGATGCTATGAAGGTGTCCAAGGTTCCTGATATATTAAATGCA TTGGAGCCACTATCATACAGAAGGATGAACTTTGAAGAGTTTTGTGTGGCAACAATCAGCCCTTGTCAACTCGAGGCTTTGAAAGAATGGGAACAAATCGCCACCAGGGCATTCCAGTACTTCGAGGAAGAAGGCAATCACTTCATCTCTATCGAAGAACTAGCACAG GAGATGAACCTTGCCCCTGCTGCTTACTCTATGATGCGCGACTGGATTCGACCTGCTGATGGCAAACTCAGCTTCCTTGGGTTCACCAAATTTTTGCACGGCGTGACGATACGTAGCTCCAGACCAAGAAACCACCATTAG
- the LOC122024466 gene encoding probable serine protease EDA2 has protein sequence MQGRHKFQQRYYEFLDHYQAPKGPVFLVVCGEESCDGIFRNYIVALAKKFGAALVSLEHRYYGKSYPFSNLTARNLQFLSSKQALFDMAVFRQYYQEHLNAKYGVGESPWFVIGLSYAGALSAWFRLKFPHLTCGSLASSAAIHMVYNFADYDLQIGRSVGTECKTVLQEITNLAEKQLQNDGNSVKNLFGASKIKDDYFLYLLADVAGSAIQNGTPDELCSPLIDAKRNGTNLLEVYSTYIKNNFLGNYSSLDLYDPEYYKNTTPGRDSAGRLWWFQLCTEFGNFQVAPKSDAIRSSRIDLRWHLNFCKNMFGSVYHKINMTNVYYGGKNISGTKIIFTNGSQDPWLGASKQTSSKDLPSYLLKCHNCAHGFDLAGCPSSASDVKEKCENAVHAVRQKIIEHMELWLSQCSA, from the exons ATGCAGGGACGTCATAAATTCCAGCAGCGTTATTATGAATTTCTTGATCACTACCAAGCTCCTAAAGGCCCAGTATTTCTTGTAGTTTGTGGTGAAGAGTCTTGTGACGGCATTTTTAGGAATTATATAGTT GCACTAGCAAAAAAATTCGGTGCGGCTTTGGTTTCTCTGGAGCATAGATACTATGGAAAAAGTTACCCTTTCAGTAACTTAACAGCCAGAAACCTACAATTTCTTTCCTCAAAGCAAGCATTGTTTGACATGGCTGTTTTCCGCCAGTATTACCAG GAGCATTTGAATGCAAAATATGGTGTAGGGGAAAGTCCCTGGTTTGTCATTGGTCTTTCATATGCTGGAGCACTCAGCGCCTGGTTCCGTCTGAAATTTCCTCATCTCACTTGTGGGAGTCTTGCGAGTTCGGCAGCTATTCATATGGTTTATAACTTTGCAGATTATGATCTACAG ATTGGAAGGTCAGTTGGCACTGAATGTAAAACTGTTCTTCAAGAAATAACTAATCTTGCTGAGAAGCAACTTCAGAATGATGGAAACTCTGTGAAGAACTTGTTTGGTGCATCCAAG ATTAAGGATGACTACTTCTTGTACCTGCTGGCTGATGTTGCTGGTTCAGCT ATTCAGAATGGTACTCCCGATGAACTATGTTCTCCTCTTATTGATGCCAAAAGAAATGGGACAAACTTATTG GAAGTATATAGCacctatatcaaaaataattttcttggGAATTATTCATCACTTGACCTTTATGATCCAGAATATTATAAGAACACGACGCCCGGGAGGGACAGTG CTGGTCGACTATGGTGGTTCCAACTTTGTACTGAGTTTGGTAATTTTCAAGTAGCACCAAAGTCTGATGCTATTCGTTCATCAAGGATTGACTTGAG GTGGCATTTGAACTTCTGTAAGAATATGTTCGGAAGTGTGTACCACAAAATTAACATGACCAATGTGTATTATGGAGGCAAAAATATTAGTG gtacaaaaattattttcaccAATGGTTCACAGGATCCTTGGCTTGGTGCATCTAAACAAACATCATCGAAAGATT TGCCTTCCTACTTGCTCAAGTGCCACAACTGTGCACATGGTTTCGATCTCGCTGGATGTCCTTCATCAGCTTCTGATGTAAAAG AAAAGTGCGAAAACGCAGTGCATGCAGTGAGGCAGAAGATCATAGAACACATGGAATTGTGGCTCTCACAATGTTCAGCTTAG
- the LOC122025150 gene encoding putative cyclin-D7-1, protein MGDSILCLLCDEEPFFGTPIASPQTSPQLASSALSKSPSPPIVSRAETESFFLDLLEREHIYAPCRGYRERLHQTSDLPLARTRAIRYVMSVCRRLNLGVGTAFNAVNYLDRFISMNSSVKWEEWMTELLSIACLSIASKMDEVSVPPLHDLQMDDLARSFEPTTIQQMELTVLKRLDWRLACVTPYTYLEAVAWDSQLHRACAVELLVAALLDARFIGFNASSVAVSALKAVEGGGAAALALLLSIEADTKVGRQVNEVAECQRMMRDLETTTTTDVNIFLHSPKAAISMQTAPESSALRISAAPELQGPVLKKQKREEIDDDPRRITIS, encoded by the exons ATGGGGGACAGCATCCTCTGCCTTTTGTGTGATGAAGAGCCATTCTTTGGAACCCCCATTGCCTCGCCACAAACCAGCCCTCAGCTCGCCTCTTCTGCCCTATCCAAGTCTCCGTCCCCGCCGATCGTTAGCCGCGCAGAAACAGAGAGTTTCTTTCTTGATCTTTTGGAAAGAGAGCATATCTATGCGCCATGCCGTGGCTACCGTGAGCGACTGCATCAAACTTCCGATCTGCCATTGGCGAGAACCAGAGCGATAAGATATGTCATGTCG GTTTGCAGGCGGCTAAATTTAGGTGTTGGGACGGCATTCAATGCTGTGAATTATCTCGACAGGTTCATCTCCATGAACTCCAGTGTG AAATGGGAGGAATGGATGACGGAACTGCTATCGATTGCTTGTTTGTCCATTGCTTCCAAGATGGACGAGGTCTCTGTTCCTCCACTGCATGATCTCCAG ATGGACGATCTGGCCCGTTCGTTTGAGCCGACCACAATCCAACAGATGGAACTGACGGTTCTCAAGCGACTGGACTGGCGGCTGGCGTGCGTCACGCCCTACACGTACTTGGAGGCGGTAGCGTGGGACTCGCAGTTGCACCGTGCGTGCGCCGTCGAGCTCCTCGTCGCCGCTTTATTAG ATGCCAGATTTATCGGATTTAATGCGTCCAGCGTGGCAGTGTCGGCGCTGAAAGCTGTGGAAGGAGGCGGAGCTGCTGCTCTTGCCCTCCTCCTCTCCATTGAAGCCGACACGAAGGTCGGCCGGCAGGTCAATGAGGTAGCAGAATGCCAACGAATGATGCGAGATCTagagacgacgacgacgactgaCGTGAACATCTTTCTGCACAGCCCCAAAGCTGCGATATCTATGCAAACAGCCCCTGAATCTAGTGCTCTGCGCATCTCCGCAGCCCCTGAGCTGCAGGGTCCAGTTTTGAAGAAACAAAAGAGAGAAGAGATCGATGATGATCCACGAAGAATCACAATTTCATAA
- the LOC122025178 gene encoding probable aquaporin NIP5-1: MAELAETPNGSAPATPGTPGAPLFNSLRDRVDSLSFDRKPAPRGNKCLPMDAWATSPGTCFTDLPKPDVSLTRKLGAEFVGTFILIFGATAAPIVNQKYSGAETLIGNAACSGLAVMVVILSTGHISGAHLNPSLTVAFAMLRHFPWSHVPAYVTAQVSASICASFALKAIYHPFLSGGVTVPSVPAAQAFFLEFVITFNLLFVVTAVATDTRAVGELAGIAVGATVMLNILIAGPSSGASMNPVRTLGPAVAAGNYKQLWIYLVAPTAGAIAGAAVYTAVKLKGEDGEMPRQVRSFRR; this comes from the exons ATGGCGGAGCTGGCGGAGACGCCGAACGGATCGGCGCCGGCGACGCCGGGGACGCCGGGGGCGCCGCTGTTCAACTCGCTCCGGGACCGAGTCGACTCGCTGTCGTTCGATCGTAAGCCGGCGCCGCGGGGCAACAAGTGCCTGCCGATGGACGCGTGGGCCACCTCGCCCGGCACGTGCTTCACCGACCTCCCCAAGCCCGACGTCTCCCTCACCCGCAAG CTGGGAGCAGAGTTTGTTGGGACGTTCATCCTCATATTCGGGGCGACGGCGGCGCCGATCGTGAACCAGAAGTACAGCGGCGCTGAGACGTTGATCGGCAACGCAGCTTGCTCCGGCCTGGCCGTCATGGTCGTGATCCTGTCGACCGGCCACATCTCCGGCGCCCACCTGAACCCGTCGCTCACCGTCGCCTTCGCCATGCTGCGCCACTTCCCCTGGTCCCACGTCCCCGCCTACGTGACTGCCCAGGTGTCGGCCTCTATCTGCGCCTCCTTCGCCCTCAAGGCCATCTACCACCCCTTCCTCTCCGGCGGCGTCACCGTCCCCTCCGTCCCCGCCGCCCAGGCCTTCTTCCTCGAGTTCGTCATCACCTTCAATCTCCTCTTCGTCGTCACCGCCGTCGCCACCGATACTCGCGCT GTGGGAGAACTCGCCGGCATTGCCGTTGGCGCCACGGTTATGCTCAACATTCTCATCGCAGG tcCTTCGAGTGGGGCATCGATGAACCCGGTTAGGACGCTCGGACCGGCGGTGGCAGCGGGCAACTACAAGCAGCTGTGGATCTATCTCGTGGCGCCGACGGCCGGAGCCATCGCCGGAGCTGCTGTCTACACTGCCGTGAAGCTGAAGGGGGAGGACGGCGAGATGCCCCGCCAAGTCCGGAGCTTCCGTCGTTGA
- the LOC122025657 gene encoding CDPK-related kinase 3-like isoform X2 — MTTAIAIEDVRREVKILKFLSGHANLVKFYEAYEDDLNVYIIMELCGGGELLDRILSKGGRYKEKDAKVIVIQILSVIAFCHLQGVVHRDLKPENFLFTTKDENAPMKIIDFGLSDFIRPDERLNDIVGSAYYVAPEVLHRSYSTEADMWSIGVITYILLCGSRPFWAQTESGIFRAVLRADPNFEELPWPAVSLEAKDFVRRLLNKDYRKRMSAAKALSHPWLRNEHRQTPLDIQIYKSVKSHLRTTTFRRAAMKALSNALTEDELIYIRSQFNLLQPNNDGCVSIENFRMALWQNATDAMKVSKVPDILNALEPLSYRRMNFEEFCVATISPCQLEALKEWEQIATRAFQYFEEEGNHFISIEELAQEMNLAPAAYSMMRDWIRPADGKLSFLGFTKFLHGVTIRSSRPRNHH, encoded by the exons ATGACAACAGCAATAGCAATTGAAGATGTTCGTAGGGAAGTGAAAATCTTGAAATTTCTATCTGGGCATGCTAATCTGGTCAAGTTTTACGAAGCATATGAGGATGACCTTAATGTCTATATAATCATGGA ATTGTGTGGAGGAGGAGAATTGTTGGATAGAATCCTGTCCAA AGGTGGAAGGTACAAGGAGAAAGATGCAAAAGTAATTGTCATACAAATTTTAAGTGTAATTGCCTTTTGTCATCTTCAAGGAGTTGTGCATCGTGATCTTAAGCCAGAG AATTTTCTGTTTACTACAAAGGATGAAAATGCACCTATGAAgataattgattttggtcttTCTGATTTCATCAGACCAG ATGAAAGACTAAATGATATTGTAGGTAGTGCATACTATGTTGCACCTGAAGTTCTACATAGATCATACAGCACAGAAGCAGACATGTGGAGCATTGGTGTCATAACATATATACTATTGTGTGGCAGTAGACCCTTCTGGGCACAGACTGAATCTGGAATTTTCCGTGCTGTACTGAGAGCTGATCCTAATTTTGAAGAATTACCTTGGCCTGCAGTATCTCTGGAAGCCAAAGATTTTGTTAGAAGGTTGCTAAATAAGGATTATAGGAAAAGAATGTCTGCTGCAAAAGCTCTAT CTCATCCTTGGTTGCGAAATGAGCATCGTCAGACACCTTTGGACATACAAATCTACAAGTCAGTCAAGTCCCATCTCCGCACAACAACTTTTAGACGTGCTGCCATGAAG GCTTTGTCAAATGCTCTAACAGAGGATGAGCTCATCTACATAAGATCCCAATTTAATTTATTGCAGCCAAATAATGATggttgtgtttctattgagaatTTTAGAATG GCACTCTGGCAGAATGCTACCGATGCTATGAAGGTGTCCAAGGTTCCTGATATATTAAATGCA TTGGAGCCACTATCATACAGAAGGATGAACTTTGAAGAGTTTTGTGTGGCAACAATCAGCCCTTGTCAACTCGAGGCTTTGAAAGAATGGGAACAAATCGCCACCAGGGCATTCCAGTACTTCGAGGAAGAAGGCAATCACTTCATCTCTATCGAAGAACTAGCACAG GAGATGAACCTTGCCCCTGCTGCTTACTCTATGATGCGCGACTGGATTCGACCTGCTGATGGCAAACTCAGCTTCCTTGGGTTCACCAAATTTTTGCACGGCGTGACGATACGTAGCTCCAGACCAAGAAACCACCATTAG